From Anopheles darlingi chromosome 2, idAnoDarlMG_H_01, whole genome shotgun sequence, the proteins below share one genomic window:
- the LOC125948043 gene encoding LOW QUALITY PROTEIN: vitellin-degrading protease-like (The sequence of the model RefSeq protein was modified relative to this genomic sequence to represent the inferred CDS: deleted 2 bases in 1 codon), translated as MELKYFSFVAVFVGVALSAPTELLSEPDRRIVNGTDTTINNFPFMVSLRGMYGDHMCGGSILSELWILTAAHCPRAARVDNFGSDYNPDNSHINDIALLKLYDPLQFSAQVSRARLPQSFSEITDPNDLGVTLIGWGLTATGGYVPKTLQRVDYYIVPNAQCAAIHRYPIYPSHICAATPGGGKGQCSGDSGGPLLHHGVQLGIVSWSVKPCAIAPYPGVLTKVSHHIAFIEQYTSVLH; from the exons ATGGAGTTAAagtatttttcattcgttGCGGTGTTCGTCGGAGTGGCTCTAA GTGCCCCAACCGAGTTACTCTCGGAACCCGATCGTCGCATCGTCAATGGAACAGATACTACGATCAACAACTTCCCGTTCATGGTGTCACTTCGGGGCATGTACGGTGATCACATGTGTGGTGGTAGTATTCTGTCCGAGCTCTGGATCCTCACGGCAGCCCATTGC CCTCGGGCAGCCCGAGTGGACAATTTCGGTTCAG ACTACAATCCGGACAACAGCCACATCAACGACATTGCGCTTCTTAAGCTGTACGATCCGCTGCAGTTCAGTGCACAGGTATCCCGGGCACGATTGCCACAATCGTTCAGCGAGATTACGGATCCGAACGATCTTGGTGTGACGCTGATCGGCTGGGGACTAACGGCTACAGGTGGTTATGTACCGAAAACGCTCCAGCGAGTTGACTACTACATCGTTCCGAACGCCCAGTGTGCAGCGATCCACAGATACCCGATCTACCCTTCGCACATCTGTGCCGCCactcctggtggtggtaagggtCAGTGTAGC GGTGACTCAGGTGGACCGCTGCTGCATCATGGTGTGCAGTTGGGCATCGTCTCGTGGAGTGTTAAGCCCTGTGCTATTGCACCATATCCAGGAGTACTGACCAAAGTGTCGCACCATATTGCGTTCATCGAGCAATATACAAGCGTTTTGCATTAA